In a single window of the Nicotiana tomentosiformis chromosome 10, ASM39032v3, whole genome shotgun sequence genome:
- the LOC138900054 gene encoding uncharacterized mitochondrial protein AtMg00300-like, with the protein MDSGCSKHMTGRMDDFLSLKALQGRSVSFENGKKGYILGVGKIGKTLSHSIENVYYVNGLKYSLLSVSQICDIGNKVEFLSKSCIVTNLITSEVVLIAKRFKNIYVADFDSLNGGDLTCLSDIDDDTELWHRRLGHASFSLLNKLIKKDLTRGLPKSKFKDHKVCDACEKGRQVRSSFKPKKEVSTSRPLDLHHMDLCGPMRMPSRE; encoded by the coding sequence atggatagtggctgctctaaACACATGACTGGAAGAATGgatgatttcctttcactcaaagcACTGCAAGGTCGGAGTGTGTCCTTTGAAAATGGCAAAAAAGGATACATTCTAGGAGTTGGTAAGATTGGGAAAACACTCTCTCACTCAATTGAAAATGTGTATTATGTGAATGGGTTGAAATATAGCCTTCTAAGTGTCTCTCAAATTTGCGACATAGGAAATAAAGTGGAGTTCTTATCAAAGTCTTGCATTGTCACCAATCTTATAACTAGTGAAGTGGTTCTGATTGCAAaaagattcaaaaatatttatgttGCAGACTTCGATTCTCTGAATGGTGGTGATCTTACATGCCTGAGTGACATTGATGATGATACTGAACTGTGGCACAGAAGATTGGGGCATGCAAGTTTTTCTTTGTTGAACAAGCTGATCAAGAAGGACCTGACTCGTGGATTGCCAAAGTCAAAGTTCAAAGATCAcaaagtgtgtgatgcatgtgagAAAGGGAGGCAAGTCAGGTCCTCATTCAAACCAAAGAAGGAAGTGAGCACCTCAAGGCCACTGGATCTTCATcatatggatctgtgtggacctatgaggATGCCTAGCAGAGAATAA
- the LOC138900055 gene encoding uncharacterized protein: MDWANVKMLVDVLEKFHIATKGFLGQYYPIISNCLVYIAELENLFAYFSKGGEIYQLAIDSMRRKFKKYFSPIPTIYGVANLLNPYIKLGFPQFLYETIYKGLALEDDEEPKLPEAIALIRTNTETIYNAYQVLLNQARLNVPTPSSSDSQSFKRTVEVRGLSVWAGFGGSFSSCSNDFSQLNELEVYMSLRLDEVNPDDTFDILQWWKDKEKYFRFFQGWPEIF, encoded by the coding sequence atggattgggctaatgttaaaatgcttgttgatgttttagaaaaatttcatattgctacaaaagGATTTTTGGGGCAATATTATCCTATTATTTCTAACTGTTtggtttatattgcagaacttgaaaatttatttgcttatttttcaaagggtggggaaatttatcaacttgctattgattctatgagaagaaagtttaaaaaatatttttcccctaTTCCcactatttatggtgttgctaaTTTGTTAAATCCTTATATAAAATTAGGATTTCCTCAATTTCTATATGAAACTATTTATAagggtttagcacttgaagatgatgaGGAGCCTaaacttccggaagcaatagcctTAATTAGAACAAATActgaaactatttataatgcttatcaagttctATTAAATCAGGCTAGActaaatgttccaactccttcttcttctgattctcaatcttTTAAAAGAACTGTGGAAGTAAGAGGACTTAGTGTTTGGGCAGGGTTTGGGGGTTCTTTTAGTTCTTGCAGtaatgatttttcacaactaaatgagcttgaagtttatatGTCCCTGAGGCTCGAcgaagtgaatcccgacgacaCCTTTGATATTTtgcaatggtggaaggacaaagaaaaatattttcgattctttcaaggatggcccgagatattttaa